Proteins encoded in a region of the Populus nigra chromosome 3, ddPopNigr1.1, whole genome shotgun sequence genome:
- the LOC133689659 gene encoding dihydrofolate reductase-like has translation MATSKDEKKMKILCLHGFRTSGSFLQRQISKWDPSIFSQFDLDFPDGVFPARGKSEIEGIFPPPYFEWFQFDKDFTEYTNLEECISYLCEYITTRGPFDGFLGFSQGATLSALLLGYQAQGKVLKDHPPFKLFVSVSGSKFRDPSICDVAYKDTIKVKSVHFIGAKDWLKEPSEDLATAFDSPLIIRHPQGHTVPRLDEAATEQLRAWATEILSYNNKILNCENHELENGETKVDGEEKKPEEVSNKIDTTQVQQDGIGIELKREVEVVKA, from the exons ATGGCAACATCCAAAGatgaaaagaagatgaagatacTATGTCTCCATGGATTTAGGACCAGTGGAAGTTTTCTTCAAAGGCAAATTAGCAAGTGGGATCCTTCCATTTTTTCTCAGTTTGACTTG GATTTTCCAGACGGAGTATTTCCAGCTCGAGGCAAATCTGAAATTGAAGGCATTTTCCCACCACCATACTTTGAGTGGTTCCAGTTCGACAAG GACTTTACTGAGTATACAAACCTTGAAGAATGCATCTCGTATTTGTGTGAATACATCACAACTAGAGGTCCTTTTGATGGTTTTCTCGGCTTCTCTCAG gGTGCCACACTCTCAGCCCTGCTACTTGGCTATCAAGCTCAG GGAAAAGTATTGAAGGATCATCCACCCTTTAAACTGTTTGTGTCGGTATCAGGGTCCAAATTCAGAGATCCAAGCATATGTGATGTTGCCTATAAAGACACCATCAAGGTAAAGTCAGTCCACTTTATAGGAGCCAAAGATTGGTTGAAAGAACCTTCAGAGGACCTCGCTACTGCCTTTGACAGCCCTCTAATCATAAGACATCCACAGGGCCATACTGTTCCTAGACTTG ATGAGGCAGCCACGGAGCAGCTACGTGCTTGGGCCACAGAAATCCTCAGTTACAACAACAAAATTCTAAATTGTGAAAATCATGAACTGGAGAATGGAGAAACTAAAGTGGACGGTGAAGAAAAAAAGCCAGAAGAGGTCTCTAACAAGATCGATACTACTCAAGTTCAGCAGGATGGAATTGGCATTGAACTAAAGAGAGAAGTTGAAGTTGTGAAAGCCTAA